GGGCGTTCCGGCTATCGCCAATTTTTATGACATGCATGGGCTGGAAGAGGCACTGCGCATCAAGGACCAATATGGCGCCCGCATCACCGTGGTCTGCATGGGACCACCGCCGGCGGAGAAAACGCTGAAACAATGCATTTCTCTCGGGGCCGACGAGGCTGTGTTGGTGACGGATCGCCGGTTTGCCGGGGCGGATACGCTGGCCACCTCCTATGTGTTGGCCAAAGCGATTCAAAAGATCGGGGAAGAGTGGGGTCCTGTCGATCTGGTATTTTGTGGAAAGCAAACGTTGGACGGCGACACCGGGCAAGTGGGACCGGGAATCGCCTGCCGTCTGGATCTGGAGCAGTTGACGTATGTGGAAAAAGTGGTGGGCATCGATTTGGAGAAACGAACCATCACGGTTCACCGTCACCTGGAAGATGGTGTGGAAGTGGTGGAAACCAAGTTGCCGGCACTGTTGACAGCGCTTAAAGAGTTGAACAAGGTGCGCCGGGCGAGCATGCCGGGCATGCTCAGAGCCGCACGTTTCAAGCCCGTGATCTGGACGGTGGACGATTTTCCGGACATGGACAAAAAGCAAATCGGGCTGAAAGGCTCCCCCACGATCGTTGCCAAGACATGGGTACCGGAACAAAAGCCCGTCAACGGGGAAATCGTGCAAGACCAATCACCGCAGGAAGCGGCCGCATTTCTGGCCGATCGTCTGTGGTCGACGGATTTGCCCGATAAATTGGGATGGAACCAGCAGTCGGAGGAGGTGTCGGCATGACGGAAAAGAAAAAAGCGGCACAACCAAACGA
Above is a window of Polycladomyces zharkentensis DNA encoding:
- a CDS encoding electron transfer flavoprotein subunit beta/FixA family protein, which codes for MLHIVCCVKQVPDSREIRIDPKTNTLIRQGVPAIANFYDMHGLEEALRIKDQYGARITVVCMGPPPAEKTLKQCISLGADEAVLVTDRRFAGADTLATSYVLAKAIQKIGEEWGPVDLVFCGKQTLDGDTGQVGPGIACRLDLEQLTYVEKVVGIDLEKRTITVHRHLEDGVEVVETKLPALLTALKELNKVRRASMPGMLRAARFKPVIWTVDDFPDMDKKQIGLKGSPTIVAKTWVPEQKPVNGEIVQDQSPQEAAAFLADRLWSTDLPDKLGWNQQSEEVSA